In Helianthus annuus cultivar XRQ/B chromosome 9, HanXRQr2.0-SUNRISE, whole genome shotgun sequence, the following are encoded in one genomic region:
- the LOC110876961 gene encoding LOW QUALITY PROTEIN: trehalose-phosphate phosphatase A (The sequence of the model RefSeq protein was modified relative to this genomic sequence to represent the inferred CDS: inserted 1 base in 1 codon), with the protein MNCSDLFMFLALVHIYDNLRVLTFFLLDDVLSTSWLDAMKSSSPAEYNEXIKAMSFHRMMRAYHNWMLKYPSALTSIEQIVNNVKGKRIALFLDYDGTLSPIVDNPDHAFMSNAMRVAVRNVAKCFPTAIISGKSRERVRKFVGLKELYYAGSHGMDIMCPVQSPAADHTTEVPNYIFLRNYVNPTIFHIFRKFVPMINEVKRSLLKLNKRAHSFPQRMNTNRNFVRFK; encoded by the exons ATGAATTGTTCAGATCTGTTTATGTTCTTAGCTCTTGTCCATATATATGATAATCTACGTGTTTTGACTTTCTTTCTACTTGATGACGTTCTTTCTACTAGCTGGTTGGATGCCATGAAATCTTCTTCCCCCGCGGAATATAATG ATATAAAGGCAATGAGTTTTCACCGAATGATGCGGGCTTACCACAATTGGATG CTTAAGTATCCATCTGCGCTTACGTCCATTGAACAGATTGTGAATAACGTGAAGGGGAAGAGGATTGCATTGTTTCTAGATTATGATGGGACACTGTCCCCGATTGTCGACAATCCGGATCATGCCTTCATGTCTAATGCT ATGCGTGTTGCTGTTAGAAATGTAGCAAAATGCTTTCCGACAGCAATTATTAGTGGCAAGAGCCGTGAAAGG GTACGCAAGTTTGTAGGACTGAAAGAACTATATTATGCTGGTAGTCATGGGATGGACATAATGTGTCCGGTTCAGTCTCCAGCAGCTGATCATACCACTGAGGTACCGAATTATATTTTTTTGCGTAACTATGTGAATCCAACCATTTTCCATATATTCAG GAAATTTGTCCCAATGATCAATGAGGTTA AACGTTCGTTACTTAAACTTAACAAACGGGCGCATTCATTTCCTcaacgaatgaacacgaacagaAATTTTGTTCG GTTTAAGTAG